From a single Candidatus Eremiobacterota bacterium genomic region:
- a CDS encoding peptide-methionine (S)-S-oxide reductase, whose translation MRDYTTLYVGLDIHKETIVAVAMHEESGETLGRKKFSNSPVKLKAYLKSLEKSGIFSRPVATELLKAAPFFPAEEYHQQYTSRQPLRYKLYREASGREQFIREHWKGKSCPIPGLSPSGEKMESPVPGDEALFIGNGKKYDISLQGESLALEPEHRHKLHYRH comes from the coding sequence ATGAGAGATTATACCACACTCTACGTCGGTTTGGACATCCACAAGGAGACAATCGTCGCGGTGGCGATGCACGAGGAAAGCGGCGAAACACTGGGAAGAAAAAAGTTTTCCAACAGCCCTGTAAAACTGAAGGCATACCTGAAAAGCCTTGAAAAATCAGGAATTTTCAGCAGGCCTGTCGCGACGGAGCTGCTGAAGGCGGCACCCTTCTTCCCCGCAGAAGAATACCACCAGCAGTACACCAGCAGGCAGCCCCTCCGCTACAAGCTCTACCGCGAAGCGTCGGGAAGAGAGCAGTTCATCAGGGAGCACTGGAAAGGAAAGTCCTGCCCGATCCCCGGTCTTTCTCCTTCCGGAGAGAAGATGGAGTCCCCGGTTCCTGGAGATGAAGCCCTCTTCATCGGCAACGGAAAGAAATATGATATCTCCCTTCAAGGGGAATCCCTGGCGCTTGAGCCTGAGCATCGCCATAAGCTGCACTATCGCCATTGA
- a CDS encoding type II toxin-antitoxin system RelE/ParE family toxin, with amino-acid sequence MAELLSRIVRLEEFPESGLIVPEFGNEHVREIIHLPFRIVYRCDKKRVRIIRLWRSERIMKLP; translated from the coding sequence ATGGCAGAATTGCTTTCCAGGATCGTGAGGCTTGAGGAATTTCCAGAAAGCGGCCTCATAGTACCTGAGTTTGGCAATGAGCATGTCCGTGAGATCATTCACCTCCCTTTCCGCATCGTATACAGGTGCGATAAAAAGAGAGTGCGTATTATCCGCCTGTGGCGAAGCGAAAGAATTATGAAACTCCCGTAA
- a CDS encoding ankyrin repeat domain-containing protein encodes MKYTSRLRLLSVLMVLLGVTSCAHRQTLEDLNRAIFHGNLKAVRSILKGNPSLLEAKDKNGATPLAHASEYFHGDVVEYLISQGASVNAKDNNGNTPLIYASTAGRIQHVRILLSKGADINEGNNEGVTPLSRASLGGYKEVVELLLAMDADVNIKSKKGFTPLYYACIEGHSETAEVLIKHGALLDEKTDEGGTPLHQASAGGHKSTVELLVLKGAQVNARAGDGMTPLQWASFNGHKEIVEYLILKGAKVNDKEALGFSPLHGASLNGHKETAEFLILKGANINARSNRCETPLIMASLKGHKSTVELLILKGAVVNARDSRGCTPLHSACKEGRKEIVELLISKGADVDAKSKDGITPLREAIKKGDNEIIKILKVNGAKE; translated from the coding sequence TTGAAATACACCTCACGGCTCCGTCTCCTTTCTGTTCTGATGGTCTTACTCGGCGTCACTTCTTGTGCGCACAGGCAGACTCTGGAAGACCTCAATCGGGCTATTTTTCATGGCAACCTTAAAGCGGTGAGGAGCATTCTCAAAGGGAATCCCTCTCTTCTCGAAGCGAAGGACAAGAATGGCGCTACCCCGCTTGCCCATGCAAGCGAATATTTCCATGGTGATGTCGTTGAATACCTTATCTCTCAGGGTGCCTCGGTAAATGCGAAAGATAACAATGGCAATACGCCCCTAATCTATGCCAGTACTGCAGGCCGCATACAGCATGTGAGGATACTTCTCTCAAAAGGTGCAGACATTAATGAAGGTAACAATGAAGGGGTGACTCCTCTCTCAAGGGCAAGCCTGGGCGGTTATAAGGAGGTCGTTGAGCTCCTCCTTGCCATGGACGCTGATGTAAATATTAAGAGCAAGAAGGGTTTCACTCCACTCTACTATGCTTGCATTGAAGGGCACAGCGAGACAGCCGAGGTCCTCATCAAACATGGCGCTCTACTGGATGAAAAAACGGATGAGGGAGGCACCCCGCTCCATCAGGCAAGTGCAGGAGGTCACAAAAGTACGGTGGAACTTCTCGTCCTCAAGGGGGCTCAGGTGAATGCAAGAGCCGGTGATGGAATGACTCCTCTCCAATGGGCGAGTTTTAATGGGCACAAGGAAATCGTGGAATATCTCATTCTGAAGGGAGCAAAGGTGAATGACAAAGAGGCCCTTGGCTTCTCCCCCCTTCACGGAGCAAGCTTAAATGGACACAAAGAAACAGCGGAGTTCCTCATCTTAAAGGGTGCGAATATCAATGCCAGGAGCAATCGCTGCGAAACACCACTCATAATGGCGAGCCTGAAAGGTCACAAGAGCACAGTGGAGCTTCTCATCCTCAAGGGAGCCGTGGTGAATGCAAGGGATAGTCGTGGCTGCACTCCCCTGCATTCAGCATGTAAGGAAGGCAGGAAGGAAATAGTAGAGCTCCTCATCTCAAAAGGAGCTGATGTTGACGCGAAGTCAAAAGATGGAATCACCCCGCTCCGGGAAGCGATCAAGAAAGGCGACAATGAGATAATCAAAATCCTTAAAGTCAATGGTGCAAAGGAATAG
- a CDS encoding PQQ-binding-like beta-propeller repeat protein, which translates to MTHQAAVFNPACFMMNTTAMEALRVMHQALPAGGAPFTHRADGYDGSATAPPAGDAQGAGSISLDRAASLLAPVVSAVTPAWEFQTGDMVVSSPRVGPDGTVYVGSRDKKVYAINPDGTERWEFETDGWVGSSPSTGPDGTVYAGSGDAKVYALRDPFQMALALANAGDQDEAPAGKDEVTAEEGWLIIGDVRLPVKT; encoded by the coding sequence ATGACACACCAGGCAGCAGTCTTCAATCCCGCATGTTTCATGATGAACACGACAGCCATGGAGGCGCTCAGGGTGATGCACCAGGCGCTCCCGGCGGGTGGCGCTCCTTTCACTCACCGGGCTGACGGCTATGATGGATCTGCAACTGCTCCGCCGGCAGGAGATGCGCAGGGTGCCGGGAGCATCTCACTGGACAGGGCGGCATCTTTGCTGGCCCCGGTAGTATCGGCTGTCACCCCGGCCTGGGAGTTCCAGACCGGGGATATGGTTGTATCCTCCCCCCGTGTGGGCCCTGACGGCACGGTTTATGTGGGAAGCCGTGATAAGAAGGTCTATGCCATCAATCCAGATGGCACAGAACGCTGGGAGTTTGAGACCGATGGCTGGGTGGGCTCCTCACCCTCCACAGGCCCTGACGGCACGGTCTACGCGGGAAGCGGTGATGCGAAGGTCTATGCGCTCCGCGACCCTTTTCAAATGGCTTTGGCCCTGGCGAATGCCGGGGATCAAGATGAGGCGCCCGCGGGTAAAGACGAAGTGACTGCCGAAGAGGGGTGGCTCATCATCGGTGACGTCCGTCTGCCGGTGAAGACATAG
- a CDS encoding M20/M25/M40 family metallo-hydrolase, producing MEPPSPSQEQAASPGEGSVSDIPGGAAPPLNAPCAEDLSDYAVRLFQEYLRIDTTNPPGSEFRAALFFKKVFDREGMENQVFEYAPGRANFYACLKGDGTRRPFILFNHSDVVPSDEACWSTGPFSGEIRDGFIFGRGAVDMKSMAIVQLMAMLRLKRQGFPLKRDIIFLSVADEEGFSEGSAWMAKNKGGLLSGAEFLLDEVGYIHSREMEGSSEEEVLYYEIATTEKSPLWLKLTARGTPGHASTPDRDGAPHRLVRALGRVLDYRPPAVILPPMSRFFRDMMRADADELVKDPEKAAEVFNDPIYHAMTHNTITLTELEGSKAINVIPGEASASLDCRLLPGEDRTRFVEKVKELAGDEHIDVTVLFSYEANASSPDSALVRAVERSAKKLDPAVIVTTTVSPYCDDSHFFRELGIECYGFAPIQFTSEEMASAHGNDERMKVCKIAPATALMVDIIEELNR from the coding sequence ATGGAACCACCATCCCCATCGCAGGAACAAGCCGCTTCTCCGGGCGAGGGAAGCGTTTCCGATATCCCCGGCGGAGCTGCGCCTCCCTTGAATGCCCCATGCGCGGAAGATCTCTCGGATTATGCAGTGAGGCTCTTTCAGGAGTACCTCAGGATTGACACGACCAACCCGCCGGGCAGTGAGTTCCGTGCCGCCCTTTTTTTCAAGAAGGTCTTCGACAGGGAAGGCATGGAAAACCAGGTCTTTGAATATGCCCCCGGCAGAGCCAACTTTTATGCCTGCCTGAAGGGAGACGGCACAAGGCGCCCTTTTATCCTGTTCAACCACAGCGACGTGGTCCCCTCAGATGAGGCCTGTTGGAGCACCGGACCCTTTTCCGGGGAGATAAGGGATGGCTTCATATTTGGCCGTGGCGCCGTAGATATGAAATCAATGGCGATAGTGCAGCTTATGGCGATGCTCAGGCTCAAGCGCCAGGGATTCCCCTTGAAGAGAGATATCATATTTCTTTCCGTTGCCGATGAAGAGGGCTTCAGCGAAGGTTCTGCCTGGATGGCGAAAAACAAGGGCGGCCTCCTCTCCGGCGCGGAGTTTCTTCTTGATGAGGTAGGATACATTCATTCCAGGGAAATGGAAGGAAGCAGCGAGGAAGAAGTGCTCTACTACGAGATCGCCACTACCGAAAAATCCCCGCTCTGGCTCAAGCTTACCGCTCGCGGGACACCGGGGCACGCTTCCACACCCGACCGTGACGGCGCACCCCACAGGCTTGTCAGGGCCCTCGGCAGGGTGCTTGACTACCGGCCGCCTGCGGTCATCCTCCCGCCCATGAGCAGGTTCTTCAGGGATATGATGAGAGCCGACGCAGACGAGCTCGTGAAGGACCCTGAGAAAGCCGCAGAGGTCTTCAATGACCCCATCTATCATGCCATGACCCACAACACGATAACCCTGACAGAGCTGGAAGGGAGCAAAGCCATCAACGTCATACCCGGTGAGGCTTCTGCAAGCCTTGACTGCCGGCTTCTCCCGGGAGAGGACCGCACCCGCTTCGTGGAGAAGGTGAAAGAGCTTGCCGGTGACGAGCACATTGACGTGACAGTCCTTTTTTCCTACGAGGCAAATGCTTCAAGCCCTGATTCTGCGCTTGTCCGGGCCGTGGAGCGGTCGGCAAAGAAGCTTGATCCTGCAGTCATCGTCACCACCACGGTATCTCCTTATTGCGATGACAGCCACTTCTTCAGGGAGCTGGGGATAGAATGTTATGGCTTTGCGCCAATCCAGTTCACCAGCGAGGAGATGGCAAGTGCCCATGGCAACGACGAGCGCATGAAAGTGTGCAAAATCGCCCCGGCGACAGCTCTCATGGTCGATATCATTGAAGAGCTCAACCGGTGA
- a CDS encoding glycosyl hydrolase family 18 protein: MTRHSSSFSASAALLLAVALSAVLCLTWGCGSGGPGDWSQGSPQAGASQGKSTAATPELSMRGAQAVMSEIPSTDYSVIFKVTSDWGSGFTGEVTIKNLGKTRISNWRLACTFDRSIDSIWCAGIVSRSGSSYVLKGESWNSWIDAGKSVSFGFNGSPGRVTSKPENCRLTGEVPSPAPTATPTATTTATPTATPTVTPAPSPTPTSSSSPPAQASFRYETTSDWGSGFTGSVTITNHGSSALADWSCEFDFDRSIGSIWDAAVVSRTGAHYRIAALSYNRSIAPGASLSFGFCGSPGNVSLPPSHVTINGGAVQPSPTPAPSPAPVPSPTATPSPVPSPTATPSPAPSPAPSPSPTAPPSAGGKRAVAYFVSWGIYDRNYQVTDIPADSVTHINYAFFTIDPAGSTVQLFDPWADTQKVFTGAQDKGFPDQTWDESAQGEAGNLGRLRQLKKIHPHVKTMMSVGGWTLSYLFPPVARADSSRKAFASSCVSLMKRHDFDGIDIDWEYPAASDRASFILLMEELRAQLDARGALDGRHYLLSFAAPAGSANIANLDLPGLARAVDFINVMTYDFHGGWENVTNHHSPLSMNPQDPSAGRHELNTTWTVSAYLSGGVPAEKLGLGVPFYGRAWEGVAAAGNGLFQPGPSLPATNTPGNWEAGMLDYWRIHQLLEASSDYTRYWDSAANAPWLYGKNLSGRAGGGMFVTYEDTESLSGKISLIKSRGLGGIMFWELSGDIKNSGDPHSLIFTIGRQLNQ; the protein is encoded by the coding sequence ATGACAAGGCATAGCTCTTCCTTTTCTGCTTCCGCGGCGCTGCTCCTGGCCGTGGCGCTCTCTGCAGTGCTCTGTCTCACGTGGGGATGCGGAAGCGGCGGCCCGGGAGACTGGAGCCAGGGGAGCCCGCAGGCGGGAGCCTCTCAGGGAAAAAGCACGGCAGCGACGCCTGAGCTCTCCATGCGGGGGGCACAAGCCGTCATGAGCGAAATCCCCTCAACGGATTATTCGGTGATATTCAAGGTGACGAGCGACTGGGGAAGCGGCTTCACCGGAGAAGTGACCATAAAAAACCTCGGGAAAACCAGGATCAGCAACTGGAGGCTCGCGTGCACCTTTGACCGCTCCATTGACAGCATATGGTGCGCAGGCATCGTGAGCAGGAGCGGCTCGAGCTACGTGCTGAAGGGCGAGTCATGGAACTCCTGGATAGATGCGGGGAAGAGCGTGAGCTTCGGATTCAACGGCTCACCGGGGAGGGTGACTTCAAAGCCTGAAAACTGCAGGCTCACCGGCGAGGTGCCTTCGCCGGCACCTACCGCGACACCTACCGCTACAACCACCGCGACGCCTACCGCGACGCCTACCGTGACGCCTGCGCCGTCGCCGACTCCCACGTCCTCTTCTTCCCCTCCGGCTCAGGCCTCATTCAGGTATGAAACGACCAGCGACTGGGGGAGCGGCTTCACGGGGAGCGTCACCATCACCAACCACGGGAGCTCCGCCCTTGCCGACTGGTCCTGCGAATTCGACTTTGACAGGAGCATCGGCAGCATCTGGGATGCCGCCGTGGTCTCCCGCACGGGAGCTCATTACAGGATTGCAGCCCTCTCCTACAACAGGAGCATCGCCCCCGGCGCAAGCCTCTCCTTTGGATTCTGCGGGAGCCCCGGCAATGTATCGCTCCCTCCATCCCACGTGACCATAAATGGTGGAGCAGTGCAGCCCTCACCAACGCCCGCTCCTTCGCCTGCACCTGTGCCATCTCCGACAGCCACTCCATCGCCTGTTCCTTCTCCGACAGCCACGCCGTCACCTGCGCCGTCACCTGCGCCATCGCCTTCTCCCACGGCACCCCCTTCCGCGGGAGGGAAACGCGCCGTTGCCTACTTCGTGTCATGGGGAATCTACGACCGGAACTACCAGGTGACCGATATCCCCGCCGACAGCGTCACCCATATCAATTACGCCTTCTTCACCATTGACCCCGCAGGCAGCACCGTCCAGCTCTTCGATCCATGGGCCGACACTCAGAAAGTCTTCACCGGGGCCCAGGACAAAGGGTTTCCAGACCAGACATGGGATGAATCGGCACAAGGAGAGGCTGGAAACCTGGGAAGGCTCCGCCAGCTCAAGAAAATCCATCCCCACGTGAAGACCATGATGTCGGTCGGCGGCTGGACCCTCAGCTATCTCTTCCCCCCCGTGGCCCGGGCCGACTCGTCGAGGAAAGCCTTCGCCTCGTCGTGCGTGAGCCTCATGAAGCGCCATGACTTTGACGGCATCGACATTGACTGGGAATACCCCGCCGCTTCCGACAGAGCCTCCTTCATCCTCCTGATGGAGGAGCTGAGGGCGCAGCTTGACGCCCGGGGCGCCCTTGACGGGAGGCACTACCTCCTCTCCTTCGCCGCTCCGGCAGGGTCGGCCAATATTGCGAATCTCGACCTCCCCGGGCTTGCCCGCGCCGTTGACTTCATCAACGTCATGACCTATGATTTCCACGGGGGATGGGAAAACGTGACCAACCACCACAGCCCCCTCTCGATGAACCCTCAAGATCCCTCGGCCGGGCGCCACGAGCTCAACACCACGTGGACGGTGAGCGCTTACCTTTCAGGTGGTGTACCGGCGGAAAAGCTCGGCCTGGGCGTGCCTTTCTACGGGCGCGCATGGGAGGGTGTGGCAGCGGCCGGTAACGGCCTCTTCCAGCCGGGACCTTCCCTGCCCGCGACGAACACGCCGGGAAACTGGGAGGCGGGCATGCTTGATTACTGGAGAATTCACCAGCTCCTGGAGGCTTCTTCAGACTATACCCGTTACTGGGACAGCGCGGCGAATGCTCCATGGCTTTACGGGAAGAACCTGAGCGGCAGGGCCGGCGGCGGAATGTTCGTCACTTACGAGGATACCGAATCGCTCTCAGGAAAAATAAGCCTGATAAAAAGCAGGGGACTGGGAGGCATCATGTTCTGGGAGCTCTCCGGTGATATAAAGAACAGCGGCGATCCTCACTCGCTGATCTTCACCATCGGGCGGCAGCTTAATCAATAG
- a CDS encoding beta-1,3-glucanase family protein: MNHHSQGKAIVILFAALILLFTTAGCGTSTSGDSAFFWGNGSTTAATSTVSGKIVSPFTLQPLQGVSCTLEAVSGSSYSASTALTDSQGAYSFSGVPSGSYRLTTKKEGNITDAMYFTVTQDMVINVISMKNDEWMAVMGTDHPYDATMAYVSAVIDSTGGGTLPIPSSAASKEAGRDKVLVDLFSAGKAKGSGYQSRSYMDAQGKADWNATSTSTRGTALFYKVKPADTYTMTAVKAGKTIKSVTVTTPAQGQVTNYLMTQQDGGSGLPITISNQSGTTAYVFFTGTSVSVDPPATDCAHSVSIASNSSQVFNLASISAGRIYVSYGQALSTDSPDGANSGDPDYNTRFDKVEITYTPTSVAGNFTGTADLTAVDFFAIPFVLQTSIQGTTITQLSLAQGQTATTLNAALANLAPSAVVTNPATSTTVRILSPSKCPAPYQTFDSLLNSMNASTSFTISGTYYGTQSSNYSFTGSVQGSGKSGTIALQDANSNNLTIAMSSLMYDQTDLINHNGIYTCNGSFTANGATEQVSANDVFAAVYRDLVTGFNLGFVTAGSNQSSGWWSQAPFQSGTTYNQYAQVISTYYPGAYGFPFSDRYKSVLASLGSSNNCGVDGMTITILGDTASPPSFSYSGTVDPQSGSGPTFTISITTAQSILNIPYTFDQQAYQGGLTYTFPSTQVSYGPQAPNSAEVTSIPTTNGLNIYNLVFSQMYSYQVLVYVANNQIQWATIAGGGNSTWSPGSGGGGVLFIGGVLD, from the coding sequence ATGAACCACCACTCCCAAGGCAAGGCAATAGTGATACTCTTCGCGGCGCTCATCCTTCTCTTCACCACTGCAGGGTGCGGCACCTCGACTTCAGGCGACTCGGCGTTCTTCTGGGGAAACGGCTCCACCACGGCCGCGACCTCCACGGTGAGCGGAAAAATAGTCAGTCCCTTCACCCTGCAGCCCTTGCAGGGAGTGAGCTGCACCCTCGAGGCCGTCTCGGGGAGCTCATACTCCGCCTCTACCGCCCTTACCGATTCCCAGGGAGCCTATTCCTTCTCCGGCGTGCCTTCCGGAAGCTACCGCCTCACCACGAAGAAGGAGGGCAATATCACCGATGCCATGTATTTCACCGTGACTCAGGACATGGTCATCAACGTCATCAGCATGAAAAATGACGAATGGATGGCCGTGATGGGCACCGATCATCCCTATGACGCCACCATGGCCTACGTGAGCGCCGTCATCGATTCCACCGGGGGGGGAACGCTTCCCATACCGTCTTCCGCAGCCTCGAAAGAGGCCGGCAGGGATAAAGTGCTTGTGGATCTCTTCTCCGCCGGCAAGGCGAAAGGCTCGGGGTACCAGTCCCGCAGCTACATGGACGCTCAGGGCAAAGCTGACTGGAATGCCACCTCCACTTCCACGAGAGGGACGGCGCTCTTTTACAAGGTCAAGCCGGCCGATACCTACACCATGACCGCCGTGAAGGCGGGAAAGACCATCAAGAGCGTCACCGTCACCACCCCCGCCCAGGGGCAGGTCACCAATTACCTGATGACTCAGCAGGACGGCGGCTCGGGCCTCCCCATCACCATAAGTAACCAGTCCGGCACTACGGCATATGTCTTCTTTACAGGAACTTCCGTATCGGTTGATCCCCCGGCCACAGACTGCGCCCACAGTGTATCCATCGCATCCAATTCTTCACAGGTATTCAACCTCGCTTCAATAAGTGCCGGGCGCATCTATGTATCCTATGGCCAGGCCCTTTCCACCGATTCTCCGGACGGGGCAAATTCAGGCGATCCCGATTATAATACGCGCTTTGACAAGGTGGAGATCACCTATACTCCCACCAGCGTGGCGGGGAATTTTACCGGCACTGCCGATCTCACGGCCGTTGACTTTTTTGCCATACCTTTCGTGCTCCAGACCTCGATACAGGGAACGACAATCACGCAGCTCTCCCTCGCACAGGGTCAGACGGCCACCACCCTCAATGCCGCTCTCGCGAACCTCGCACCGTCAGCCGTCGTCACGAATCCCGCGACCAGCACTACAGTAAGGATCCTCTCTCCTTCCAAGTGCCCTGCGCCATACCAGACATTCGACAGCCTCCTTAACTCCATGAACGCCTCGACGTCCTTCACTATTTCCGGCACCTACTACGGAACGCAATCCAGTAACTACAGCTTCACAGGGAGTGTCCAGGGCAGTGGCAAGAGCGGAACCATCGCTCTTCAGGATGCCAATTCCAATAACCTGACGATTGCCATGAGCAGCCTCATGTATGACCAGACTGACCTGATCAATCACAACGGGATATACACCTGCAACGGCTCGTTCACGGCGAACGGCGCCACGGAGCAGGTCTCCGCCAACGATGTGTTTGCGGCGGTGTACAGGGATCTGGTGACCGGCTTCAACCTGGGCTTTGTGACCGCAGGAAGCAACCAGAGCTCGGGCTGGTGGTCCCAGGCTCCCTTTCAGTCAGGCACCACTTACAATCAATACGCCCAGGTCATCAGCACTTACTATCCCGGGGCATACGGCTTTCCCTTCAGCGACAGATACAAATCAGTGCTTGCAAGCCTGGGAAGCTCCAACAACTGCGGAGTTGACGGGATGACCATCACGATCCTCGGCGATACCGCCTCTCCTCCCTCTTTCAGTTACAGCGGCACCGTCGATCCCCAGAGCGGATCCGGACCGACATTCACCATAAGCATCACTACCGCGCAGAGTATCCTCAATATCCCCTACACATTCGACCAGCAGGCGTACCAGGGAGGGCTCACCTATACATTTCCGTCCACGCAGGTGAGCTACGGCCCTCAGGCGCCGAATTCCGCTGAAGTAACCAGCATACCTACAACGAACGGGCTCAATATCTATAACCTCGTGTTCAGCCAGATGTACTCGTACCAGGTGCTTGTCTATGTGGCGAACAACCAGATTCAATGGGCCACTATCGCGGGAGGCGGGAACTCCACCTGGAGCCCGGGGAGCGGGGGAGGCGGAGTCCTCTTTATCGGAGGCGTGCTCGATTAG
- a CDS encoding HNH endonuclease signature motif containing protein has protein sequence MNTGAIREYPGYEAAMEGGQVFKAAPGLPLVTYGADEVLSRSNCRHIFRDLTGEVLDWNLWCLSSAGTKLDLLIGEALLSLDGKLEKLGYMRVSDFVREELGISSRSGYEMMRNAKALQKFPLIREALEQGLLRKSALRYLFQVVAPETEAEWLSRAMQCTVRELEEEVKCFKSGAGEAGTRGGSGDVEGGAGGSGINAFVAGNDDEEERSLAVGVRVPFAVAAKWDRALEVFHRMEEAELPSESFVEGLLGEFVASAPLEGLGAPSRDDSDASGTRETGADPAFEEKALLLGALAGLIGSLDDEAPFGERDKELARQVHRDLEEVSHLWEFLPWKPVTVELPPEFQFPGSHRSDADTAVTPDGTLVRPPADPFETVARLRKMATLRHSLSFYQGRLLRTLNNFGLYKDMLFLSLGHYTRERLGMSRSTAYSLIKMERSYLEYPDMLDLVQGGKLTPEQARHLSKVFNEGTRVKGAWLSYAQEVPVATLIQAVEAFLCFAKRAVHKKWDIHPEAFEVAVTGRSVKRVHAPASNGTEPNGDMGLDTAVQKCAQQKTLEGGSLSTWGENPAVIWQVTGGGEHPELPEILSILSGEPSKEGTFGSNPPDRGALIRFFLKRDLIPLWNHAVRLWEAGRTEEATDGGQDLALFIEALLDTFLAAWDHPEKRNLHSRVLARDRYQCQAPGCRCRRNLHGHHIRYRSHGGPTIESNLITLCRAHHLRCLHEGHLVIRGTAPHGLTIIFPRGGRGR, from the coding sequence GTGAATACCGGCGCGATCCGCGAGTATCCCGGCTACGAGGCCGCCATGGAGGGCGGGCAGGTTTTCAAAGCTGCCCCGGGCCTCCCGCTGGTCACGTACGGCGCCGACGAGGTGCTCTCGCGCTCGAACTGCCGCCACATATTCCGCGATCTCACAGGCGAGGTCCTGGACTGGAACCTCTGGTGCCTCTCTTCCGCCGGCACAAAACTCGATCTCCTCATCGGGGAAGCCCTTCTCTCCCTTGACGGGAAGCTCGAGAAGCTCGGCTATATGCGGGTTTCCGACTTTGTGCGGGAAGAGCTGGGTATCTCCTCCAGGAGCGGCTATGAGATGATGCGGAACGCGAAGGCCCTTCAGAAGTTCCCTCTCATCAGGGAGGCTCTTGAACAGGGGCTTCTGCGCAAAAGCGCGCTGCGGTATCTTTTCCAGGTCGTGGCGCCCGAGACCGAGGCGGAGTGGCTTTCCAGGGCCATGCAGTGCACCGTGAGAGAACTTGAAGAGGAGGTGAAGTGTTTTAAATCAGGTGCCGGGGAGGCCGGCACAAGGGGTGGTTCGGGGGATGTTGAAGGCGGCGCCGGGGGGAGCGGCATCAACGCATTCGTCGCCGGGAATGATGACGAAGAGGAGAGAAGCCTCGCGGTGGGCGTGCGGGTTCCTTTTGCTGTTGCGGCAAAATGGGACAGGGCTCTTGAAGTCTTCCACAGGATGGAGGAGGCGGAACTCCCTTCAGAGTCGTTCGTGGAGGGCCTTCTCGGCGAGTTTGTCGCTTCGGCGCCGCTCGAGGGGCTCGGGGCACCCTCTCGTGACGACTCTGATGCTTCCGGCACAAGGGAGACCGGCGCTGATCCCGCCTTCGAGGAGAAGGCTCTTCTCCTTGGCGCCCTGGCGGGGCTAATCGGCTCCCTCGATGACGAGGCACCCTTCGGCGAGCGGGACAAAGAGCTTGCCCGCCAGGTCCACAGGGATCTCGAAGAGGTGTCGCACCTCTGGGAGTTCCTCCCCTGGAAGCCCGTCACGGTGGAGCTTCCCCCGGAGTTTCAGTTTCCAGGGAGCCACAGGTCTGATGCCGATACCGCCGTCACCCCTGACGGCACCCTGGTGCGCCCTCCCGCCGATCCCTTCGAGACGGTCGCACGGCTTCGGAAGATGGCGACGCTGCGCCACTCCCTCTCCTTCTACCAGGGGAGGCTCCTTCGCACCCTCAACAATTTCGGCCTCTATAAAGATATGCTCTTCCTGAGCCTGGGGCATTACACCAGGGAGCGCCTGGGGATGTCCCGCAGCACCGCCTATTCCCTCATCAAAATGGAAAGGAGTTATCTGGAGTATCCCGACATGCTCGACCTTGTGCAGGGGGGAAAGCTCACCCCCGAGCAGGCGAGGCATCTCTCGAAGGTCTTTAACGAGGGGACCCGCGTCAAGGGGGCGTGGCTCTCCTACGCCCAGGAGGTGCCGGTGGCCACTCTCATCCAGGCCGTCGAGGCGTTCCTCTGCTTCGCGAAGAGGGCGGTCCATAAAAAGTGGGACATCCATCCCGAGGCCTTCGAGGTGGCCGTCACGGGGAGGTCCGTCAAGAGGGTCCACGCTCCTGCATCAAATGGCACGGAACCCAATGGGGATATGGGTTTGGACACCGCAGTCCAAAAATGTGCACAGCAGAAAACTTTGGAAGGAGGCTCATTGTCTACATGGGGGGAGAATCCCGCCGTCATCTGGCAGGTCACCGGGGGCGGGGAGCACCCCGAGCTCCCCGAGATCCTGTCAATCCTCTCGGGAGAGCCCTCAAAAGAGGGGACCTTTGGATCAAACCCTCCAGACAGGGGTGCCCTCATCCGCTTCTTCCTGAAAAGGGATCTCATCCCTCTCTGGAACCACGCCGTGAGGCTCTGGGAAGCCGGCAGGACGGAAGAAGCCACTGATGGCGGGCAGGACCTCGCCCTCTTCATCGAGGCCCTCCTCGACACTTTCCTCGCCGCCTGGGACCACCCCGAAAAAAGAAATCTCCACAGCCGCGTACTTGCCAGGGACCGCTACCAGTGCCAGGCTCCCGGCTGCCGTTGCCGGCGCAACCTCCACGGCCATCATATCAGATACCGCTCCCACGGCGGCCCCACCATCGAGAGCAATCTCATCACCCTCTGCAGGGCCCACCACCTGCGGTGCCTCCACGAAGGCCACCTTGTCATCAGGGGCACGGCTCCTCACGGCCTCACCATCATCTTCCCCCGCGGCGGGAGAGGCCGCTGA